One window of Nostoc sp. C052 genomic DNA carries:
- a CDS encoding beta-ketoacyl-ACP synthase 3, which yields MQNLGVAITGSGSAVPATSLHNQILSEVVETSDEWITTRTGIRQRRLALPSESLSVLATAASSQAIASAGIKPEDLDLILLATSTPDDLFGSACQVQALLGATNAVAFDLTAACSGFVFGLVTAAQYIRTGTYKNVLLIGADILSRWVDWQDRRTCVLFGDGAGAVVLQAAKSDRLLGFALKSDGTQNHHLNLAYTGASQELLPNVNITKGTYQPITMNGKEVYRFAVQKVPEIIDKALFQANLSVDQIDWLLLHQANQRIIDAVAQRLNVPEHKVISNLAQYGNTSAASIPLALDEAVRQGKIKPNDIIAASGFGAGLTWGAAIFKWGR from the coding sequence GTGCAAAACTTAGGCGTAGCAATTACCGGAAGCGGCTCTGCAGTACCAGCAACTTCCTTACACAACCAGATATTGAGTGAAGTAGTTGAAACATCAGACGAATGGATTACCACAAGAACGGGAATTCGTCAACGGCGATTAGCATTGCCATCTGAGTCCTTGAGTGTACTCGCCACTGCCGCCAGTAGTCAGGCGATCGCATCTGCGGGCATTAAACCAGAAGACCTAGACCTGATTCTACTGGCAACTTCCACCCCTGATGATTTGTTTGGTAGTGCTTGTCAAGTTCAGGCTCTATTAGGAGCCACCAACGCAGTAGCCTTTGACTTGACAGCTGCCTGCTCCGGCTTTGTATTTGGTCTGGTGACAGCAGCCCAATACATTAGAACTGGTACCTACAAAAATGTACTTTTGATCGGGGCAGATATCCTCTCTCGCTGGGTAGATTGGCAAGATCGGCGCACTTGTGTGTTGTTCGGTGATGGTGCAGGGGCAGTAGTATTACAGGCTGCCAAAAGCGATCGCTTATTAGGATTTGCACTTAAAAGTGATGGTACTCAAAACCATCACCTCAATCTTGCATACACAGGCGCTTCCCAAGAACTACTCCCTAATGTAAATATCACCAAAGGCACTTACCAACCGATTACGATGAACGGCAAAGAAGTTTACCGCTTTGCTGTCCAAAAAGTGCCAGAAATTATAGATAAAGCCTTGTTCCAAGCCAACCTTAGCGTCGATCAAATAGATTGGCTGCTGTTGCATCAAGCCAATCAACGGATTATCGATGCCGTTGCCCAACGCCTGAATGTCCCCGAACATAAGGTTATTAGTAATCTCGCCCAGTACGGCAACACCTCAGCTGCTTCCATCCCCTTAGCTTTAGATGAAGCGGTACGGCAAGGTAAAATTAAACCCAATGACATCATTGCTGCATCAGGCTTTGGCGCTGGTCTTACCTGGGGTGCAGCAATTTTTAAATGGGGAAGATAA
- a CDS encoding DUF4157 domain-containing protein, with protein MSDVGRQATGVVRTLGHQKSATSTFSNPALASSTIPTLASPTRGFGLQTNSDSIQRVTEASIDLQEVRSVDEQLLEPQAIKQQPLNHDISRISLHRPQAKLTVGAPDDYYEQEADKVADQIMRMAQPEPIGLQNTQTQDQVQTKPLAAAITPLVQREAMPEEEEELQTKRSPQLATNGSFQTEDNFETRLNSSESGGSPLPDAVRSFMEPRFGADFSQVRVHTGNESVQMNRDLNAQAFTHQQNIFFGAGKSPGNDALTAHELTHVVQQTGAAQRKLIQRAINPTYDLTHGTFEVNATPNGASLPITIRFKPKTTAPYSNQIGLIQIVRLTNATGTNVEPQSLPAARGASLRTTADATTGVEGGYFTDVLHNDAPAHGGTGTNAPAGSALPAQYPFGNDPAQPNPATPGLSRPSSSGASGATIGYKRSDDPTDIKAAELTDAPGGAGEFNFDFQTVARGEDTMTTYGALHWGFQIRAGKVENDQASAQDGQSATFDAALEKHRDFYVHEPVIFYFDFDSDQLSSSETGKIDTFLDYLRRFPDVKVTPEGFADRRGGASQHNLDLSLRRAQAVGAALRAKGVAETQISAVTIGSGSTEDFTPDATTNQDKEANRRGNRRVVLSFQHVPAAAPAGGGGATP; from the coding sequence ATGAGCGATGTCGGACGACAAGCCACTGGAGTTGTACGCACGCTTGGGCATCAGAAATCAGCCACATCAACTTTTAGCAATCCTGCCCTTGCCTCCTCAACTATTCCTACACTAGCTTCTCCAACACGTGGCTTTGGTTTACAAACAAATAGTGATTCAATCCAAAGGGTAACTGAGGCATCAATTGACCTTCAAGAGGTGCGGTCTGTTGATGAGCAATTATTGGAACCACAAGCCATCAAACAACAGCCCCTTAATCACGACATTAGTCGTATATCCTTGCATCGTCCCCAGGCAAAACTTACAGTTGGTGCGCCAGACGATTATTATGAGCAGGAAGCCGATAAAGTCGCCGACCAGATCATGCGAATGGCTCAACCTGAACCCATAGGTTTACAAAATACACAGACTCAAGACCAAGTACAAACTAAACCTCTAGCAGCGGCTATAACTCCCTTGGTGCAACGGGAAGCAATGCCAGAAGAAGAAGAGGAATTGCAAACAAAGCGATCGCCACAACTCGCTACCAATGGCAGCTTCCAGACTGAGGATAATTTTGAGACTCGACTAAACAGCAGTGAAAGTGGAGGCAGCCCGTTACCAGATGCAGTACGCTCCTTTATGGAACCGCGCTTTGGTGCTGATTTTAGCCAAGTACGGGTACATACAGGTAATGAATCGGTACAGATGAATCGGGATTTGAATGCCCAGGCATTTACCCACCAGCAAAACATTTTCTTTGGTGCAGGTAAATCACCAGGTAATGATGCCTTAACCGCCCATGAACTGACTCATGTAGTGCAGCAGACAGGTGCAGCCCAGAGAAAATTAATTCAACGAGCAATTAACCCTACATACGACCTGACTCACGGTACTTTTGAAGTCAATGCTACACCAAACGGGGCGAGTCTACCGATTACTATTCGTTTCAAACCCAAAACCACCGCTCCCTACTCTAACCAAATTGGACTGATTCAAATTGTGCGTTTGACAAATGCTACAGGCACAAACGTCGAACCTCAGTCTTTACCTGCGGCTCGTGGTGCTAGCCTACGCACCACCGCTGATGCCACCACAGGAGTTGAGGGCGGATATTTCACCGATGTATTACACAATGATGCACCTGCCCACGGTGGTACAGGAACCAATGCCCCAGCTGGAAGTGCTTTACCTGCTCAGTATCCCTTTGGCAACGATCCAGCTCAACCTAATCCGGCAACCCCTGGACTTTCGCGGCCTTCTTCCAGTGGTGCAAGCGGAGCCACTATCGGTTACAAACGCTCCGATGACCCCACCGATATCAAAGCCGCAGAGCTAACCGACGCTCCTGGAGGGGCTGGTGAGTTCAACTTCGACTTTCAGACGGTGGCTAGGGGAGAAGACACCATGACAACTTATGGTGCGCTTCATTGGGGCTTCCAGATTCGTGCCGGGAAAGTTGAGAACGATCAAGCATCAGCACAGGATGGGCAATCTGCCACTTTCGATGCGGCTCTGGAGAAACATCGAGATTTTTACGTACACGAACCAGTCATTTTCTACTTTGATTTCGATAGCGACCAACTAAGTTCCAGCGAAACAGGCAAAATCGATACATTCTTGGATTACCTGCGGCGCTTCCCGGACGTAAAAGTTACTCCCGAAGGTTTCGCTGACAGACGCGGCGGTGCTTCTCAACACAACCTGGATTTATCTTTACGCAGAGCGCAGGCAGTTGGAGCAGCCCTGCGTGCTAAGGGTGTAGCTGAAACTCAAATTAGTGCTGTAACTATCGGCTCTGGATCAACCGAAGACTTTACCCCAGATGCCACTACTAACCAAGATAAAGAAGCAAATCGTCGAGGCAATCGCCGGGTTGTTTTGAGCTTTCAGCATGTGCCAGCAGCAGCACCAGCCGGTGGAGGAGGAGCGACACCGTGA
- a CDS encoding Rieske 2Fe-2S domain-containing protein, with protein MILETKKTEPTPKNSTFETLESQSEFDWRKCWYPVCFLQDFPINRPYRFSLYDEPFVLFKNIDGKIICLTDRCAHRAARLSDGQIIDGRIECLYHGWQFGQDGKCLHIPQLSKEAKIPVSACVSSFKVIERQGIIWIWAGEAEAAVDELIPTVPDWDKPGCFNLDYMRDLPYDQSYFIENVIDPAHIPISHEGIFSDRTEAQPLEIEVLESSHQGIRGRYRKTKNPNQPWQLLDFVAPNLVLYRLGNEQEGRVLGTALYSIPLGRNRCRILVRNYSNFWDLKTKLMPPWLDHIITRNKVLEGDLQIVVEQKAQIERLGKKLKELYLPLKTSDTLVVEYRRWLDKYGSSLPFYQGFSTAKNIDNSEENKHLKTLDRFSQHTLICNSCNQAYRLTKRLQQSCIGVAIAFAAIAILTDTSGIKIAAVSTSITLIILAVMAQRLKTQFEDSYTRHE; from the coding sequence ATGATATTAGAAACAAAAAAAACAGAGCCGACACCGAAAAATTCTACTTTCGAGACTCTTGAATCTCAGTCAGAATTTGATTGGAGAAAATGTTGGTATCCTGTGTGTTTTCTCCAAGATTTTCCTATAAATCGCCCCTATAGATTTTCATTATATGATGAGCCCTTTGTTTTATTCAAAAACATTGATGGAAAGATAATTTGTTTAACAGATCGTTGTGCCCATCGTGCAGCTAGACTGTCTGATGGACAAATTATTGATGGTAGAATAGAGTGCTTATATCATGGTTGGCAATTTGGCCAAGATGGTAAATGTCTGCATATTCCCCAGTTATCAAAAGAAGCAAAAATTCCTGTTAGTGCTTGTGTATCATCCTTTAAAGTTATAGAACGTCAAGGAATTATTTGGATTTGGGCTGGTGAAGCTGAAGCCGCTGTTGATGAGTTAATACCAACTGTACCAGATTGGGATAAACCAGGATGTTTTAACTTAGATTACATGCGAGACTTACCTTATGACCAAAGCTATTTTATTGAAAACGTTATTGACCCCGCGCATATTCCTATTAGTCATGAGGGTATATTTAGCGATCGCACTGAAGCCCAACCACTAGAAATAGAAGTCCTTGAGAGTTCCCATCAAGGAATTCGTGGAAGATATCGAAAGACAAAAAACCCCAATCAGCCCTGGCAATTATTAGATTTTGTTGCTCCAAACTTAGTTCTTTACAGACTTGGCAACGAACAGGAAGGTAGAGTTTTGGGAACAGCTTTGTATTCAATTCCCCTCGGTAGAAATAGATGTCGGATTCTCGTCAGAAATTATAGTAACTTTTGGGATTTGAAAACGAAGTTGATGCCTCCTTGGCTAGATCATATAATCACCCGTAACAAAGTCTTGGAAGGTGATTTGCAAATAGTTGTTGAACAAAAGGCACAAATTGAGCGGTTAGGAAAAAAATTAAAAGAATTGTATTTACCGCTCAAAACATCAGATACATTAGTCGTTGAATATCGCAGGTGGTTAGATAAATACGGCTCATCTTTGCCTTTTTATCAAGGTTTTTCCACTGCCAAAAATATTGATAATAGCGAGGAGAATAAACATTTAAAAACCTTAGACCGATTCTCACAACACACACTTATTTGTAATTCTTGCAACCAAGCTTATCGCTTAACCAAACGATTACAACAAAGCTGTATAGGAGTTGCGATCGCTTTCGCAGCTATAGCAATACTTACAGATACTTCTGGAATAAAAATAGCCGCAGTATCTACTTCTATAACATTAATTATTTTGGCAGTTATGGCTCAGAGACTCAAAACTCAATTTGAGGATTCCTATACTCGCCATGAATAA
- a CDS encoding ferritin-like domain-containing protein, whose product MLNTLSPITEDLAGQSYPSPHYLQTQRRIRSLIDKYIAVEKLHERLQDLPIQFANPQPRPWKLIDWQTINRNQIIGLDAEVFLSILIGAMDTEAPIRGYTQTSRQYLEKLHPQMARFVGGTVGENGEQLELGLWEKEERQHTPALIKIYTQLTGEKITPKLRTVRSYLPTDDANEDLYRHGLHRIATEYGATCLYIWLMAHTTGALQDVLEELAQDEINHMTKFWGFGVWSFPDTGLMRIGRTLIKTRSPNYQRNNLIRTLRRMMATLNWNAWSLTNKTTLLFTFTYTMHRLWSWNNTLTPEYLQNLFETN is encoded by the coding sequence ATGCTTAATACCCTCAGCCCAATCACAGAAGACTTAGCAGGTCAAAGCTATCCCAGCCCTCACTACTTGCAAACACAGCGCCGCATTCGTTCACTCATAGACAAATATATTGCAGTCGAAAAACTACATGAACGTCTGCAAGATTTACCGATACAGTTTGCCAATCCCCAACCGCGTCCCTGGAAACTCATCGACTGGCAGACGATTAACCGCAATCAAATTATCGGCTTAGACGCAGAGGTATTTTTGTCTATATTGATAGGTGCGATGGACACAGAAGCTCCCATTCGTGGCTATACCCAAACCAGTCGCCAGTATTTAGAAAAATTGCATCCTCAGATGGCTCGGTTTGTTGGTGGAACTGTCGGTGAAAATGGCGAGCAACTGGAACTTGGTTTGTGGGAAAAGGAAGAACGTCAGCACACACCTGCATTAATCAAAATCTACACCCAATTAACAGGCGAGAAAATTACCCCAAAACTTCGGACTGTTAGAAGCTATCTCCCCACAGATGACGCCAACGAAGACTTATATCGCCACGGCTTACACCGCATTGCCACAGAATACGGTGCAACCTGTCTTTATATTTGGTTGATGGCTCACACCACTGGCGCACTCCAGGATGTTTTAGAGGAACTAGCACAAGATGAAATCAACCACATGACCAAATTCTGGGGGTTTGGAGTCTGGAGTTTTCCTGATACTGGGTTGATGCGAATTGGACGCACACTGATTAAAACGCGATCGCCAAACTATCAGCGTAATAACCTCATACGTACCCTCCGCCGCATGATGGCTACCCTTAACTGGAATGCTTGGTCATTAACCAACAAAACAACTCTCCTCTTCACCTTCACTTACACAATGCATCGCCTGTGGAGTTGGAACAACACCCTCACACCAGAGTACTTACAAAATTTATTTGAAACTAATTAG
- a CDS encoding isoprenyl transferase translates to MTNDKSRLPTDLNPQKIPQHIAVIMDGNGRWATSRGLPRIAGHRQGAKTLKELLRCCKDWGVKALTAYAFSTENWQRPVEEVDFLMHLFERLLNRELAQMHREGVRISFIGDLSALPKSLQTEMERSIAETLNNQAIHFTVAVNYGSRNEITRVCRQIAQLVQQGELNAEQVNESLVEQHLYTVDTPEPDLLIRTSGEMRLSNFLLWQMAYTEMYFTDILWPDFNREAFHQALLSYQNRDRRFGQVKASLSA, encoded by the coding sequence ATGACAAATGACAAATCAAGATTACCCACCGATTTAAATCCCCAAAAAATCCCCCAACATATCGCCGTCATCATGGATGGTAACGGACGATGGGCAACCAGCCGAGGATTACCGCGCATCGCTGGACATCGCCAAGGAGCAAAAACACTCAAAGAACTATTGCGTTGCTGTAAGGATTGGGGAGTTAAAGCGTTGACAGCCTACGCTTTCTCAACAGAAAATTGGCAGCGTCCCGTTGAAGAAGTAGATTTTTTGATGCATTTGTTTGAGCGATTACTAAATCGCGAGTTGGCTCAGATGCATCGAGAAGGTGTGCGAATTTCCTTTATTGGAGATTTATCAGCTTTACCTAAGTCTCTACAAACAGAAATGGAACGTTCAATTGCAGAGACGTTGAACAATCAAGCAATCCACTTTACTGTTGCAGTCAATTACGGTAGCCGCAACGAAATTACCAGAGTTTGCCGTCAAATAGCTCAACTCGTACAACAGGGCGAACTCAATGCCGAACAAGTAAATGAAAGTCTTGTAGAACAACACCTCTACACCGTAGACACTCCAGAACCCGATTTGCTGATTCGTACTAGCGGTGAGATGCGATTGAGTAATTTCCTCTTGTGGCAAATGGCTTATACAGAGATGTATTTCACGGATATTCTTTGGCCAGATTTTAATCGAGAAGCATTTCATCAGGCTTTGTTGAGCTACCAAAATCGCGATCGCCGTTTTGGTCAAGTTAAAGCTTCATTATCAGCTTAG
- a CDS encoding Uma2 family endonuclease has translation MVKSDPRQLPSSAELPCSDDTPVDNEDQNFIPNLLLFLLQYIWANRNDWFFSVDMGVYHTTGVSPLVPIVPDGFLSLGVERRKEGKSRKSYVVWEENNIVPILALEIVSLTPGGEYDKKLDTYAKLGVLYYIIYNPEYWQRDRHQPFEVYRLVDGSYQLQIGEPFWMPEIGLGIGREQYVSGNIQRQVLYWYDQQGNRYQTPEEQLELAQKQLERYRQQFGELPED, from the coding sequence ATGGTGAAATCAGACCCCCGTCAATTGCCTAGCAGTGCTGAACTTCCTTGTTCAGACGATACCCCTGTGGATAACGAAGACCAGAACTTTATTCCTAACCTGCTTCTTTTCTTGCTGCAATATATTTGGGCAAACCGTAATGACTGGTTTTTCAGCGTGGATATGGGCGTTTACCATACTACAGGGGTTAGTCCACTTGTGCCGATTGTACCAGACGGATTTTTGAGCTTAGGTGTAGAACGTCGCAAGGAAGGTAAATCTCGTAAAAGCTATGTTGTTTGGGAAGAAAACAATATTGTACCTATCTTGGCTTTAGAAATTGTTTCCTTAACTCCGGGTGGAGAATACGACAAAAAATTAGACACTTATGCCAAGTTAGGGGTACTGTACTACATTATTTATAATCCAGAGTATTGGCAAAGAGACCGTCACCAACCTTTTGAAGTTTATCGCTTAGTAGATGGTAGCTATCAATTGCAAATTGGTGAACCTTTTTGGATGCCAGAAATTGGTTTGGGAATCGGTAGAGAGCAATACGTATCTGGTAATATCCAGCGTCAGGTTTTGTATTGGTATGATCAACAAGGAAATCGCTATCAAACTCCAGAAGAACAGTTAGAGTTAGCGCAAAAACAACTTGAGCGTTATCGTCAGCAATTTGGAGAATTGCCAGAAGATTGA
- a CDS encoding HEAT repeat domain-containing protein, with translation MNNQDATATHVEQIKARLYSTDQDTSGLALGELIRLGKQATPILLEALTNSNPRTRRLAAEGLSEIADPASADALFQATHDTNPEVRARAATALYTLGDKRALAALVATLDDYPDILHNPYTASMYPLMRGGKEVLPLVVPLLQAPNDLTRERAFLIVKAVVSKLPQGHDWNKLWQSLGSYDPDGPQAERDRSAQQWEQWLSK, from the coding sequence ATGAATAATCAAGACGCGACTGCAACACATGTAGAGCAGATCAAAGCACGGCTCTACTCCACAGATCAAGACACTAGCGGTTTAGCTCTAGGTGAATTGATCCGTTTAGGCAAACAAGCTACCCCCATTTTGTTGGAAGCCTTGACTAATTCCAATCCCCGTACCCGTCGTCTTGCTGCTGAGGGATTGAGCGAAATTGCCGACCCTGCCAGTGCTGATGCTTTGTTCCAAGCTACCCATGACACTAATCCAGAAGTACGCGCCCGTGCTGCCACTGCTCTATACACATTAGGGGATAAACGTGCATTGGCTGCTTTGGTTGCTACCCTTGATGATTACCCTGATATACTACACAATCCCTACACAGCTTCGATGTATCCTTTAATGCGAGGGGGGAAAGAAGTTTTGCCTTTGGTTGTTCCTTTGCTGCAAGCACCCAATGATTTGACTCGTGAACGGGCTTTTTTGATTGTTAAAGCTGTGGTGAGTAAGTTACCCCAAGGACATGACTGGAATAAGTTGTGGCAGAGTTTAGGAAGTTATGATCCTGATGGGCCACAGGCAGAACGCGATCGCTCTGCTCAACAATGGGAGCAATGGCTGAGTAAATAA
- the fabD gene encoding ACP S-malonyltransferase produces MTKTAWVFPGQGSQTLGMGMDLLDIPAAKDKFAQAEEILGWSVIEICQNEEEKLSQTLYTQPILYVVESILADLLGEQGHQPDLVAGHSLGEYTALYIAGVFEWSAGLYLVKRRAELMDSASGGMMAALINFDPEQLEKVISQTPDVVLANDNSSGQVVISGTTEAVQAVMTQVKAKRAIPLKVSGAFHSHLIAPAAAEFQDILESVEFQPAIVPVLSNVEPIPSIDAEILKERLNKQMTGSVRWREISLQLPANGIQRVVEIGPGKVLTGLIKRNSPDLILENIQSAAHLPDSVLSPE; encoded by the coding sequence ATGACTAAAACTGCATGGGTGTTTCCCGGACAAGGTTCCCAAACACTGGGAATGGGAATGGACTTATTAGATATACCTGCCGCTAAAGACAAATTTGCCCAAGCCGAAGAGATTTTGGGCTGGTCTGTAATCGAAATCTGTCAAAACGAAGAAGAAAAGTTATCACAGACACTATACACCCAGCCAATTCTTTATGTGGTAGAAAGCATTCTTGCCGATCTTCTGGGCGAACAAGGACACCAGCCAGATTTAGTTGCTGGTCATAGTTTGGGAGAGTATACTGCCCTTTACATTGCGGGTGTCTTTGAGTGGTCAGCTGGTTTATATCTAGTAAAGCGTCGTGCAGAACTCATGGATAGTGCCTCTGGTGGGATGATGGCAGCTTTGATCAACTTTGACCCCGAACAGTTAGAAAAAGTAATTTCCCAAACACCTGATGTAGTGCTGGCAAATGATAATAGTTCAGGTCAGGTAGTAATTTCAGGCACGACTGAGGCTGTACAAGCGGTGATGACTCAAGTTAAAGCAAAGCGTGCAATTCCGCTAAAAGTTTCTGGAGCATTTCATTCACATTTAATCGCACCAGCAGCGGCAGAATTCCAAGATATTCTAGAATCTGTGGAATTTCAGCCAGCGATTGTGCCAGTGTTGTCTAATGTAGAACCAATTCCGTCTATTGATGCCGAGATTTTAAAGGAACGCCTTAACAAACAAATGACTGGTTCTGTAAGATGGCGAGAAATTTCTCTACAACTCCCAGCTAACGGTATCCAGCGAGTGGTGGAAATTGGCCCTGGTAAAGTCTTAACTGGCTTGATTAAACGTAATAGCCCCGATTTAATATTAGAAAACATTCAGAGTGCTGCTCATTTACCAGACTCAGTGCTGAGTCCTGAGTAA
- a CDS encoding lipopolysaccharide assembly protein LapB, producing the protein MDAEAALAWLDAIIPPQTGERLSDLQKVILVQVWLGRKYLDIAHSYGCTEGHAKDAGSQLWKLLSKVLREKITKSNCRATLERLLRKTTAISSSLIDYSRSPHSTPKLEDTNFIGRTAAIAHLNTLVNQGSKVIVIQGEGGLGKTTLAQQYLQTQGFDLVLELLMAKETQNITPAERVVEEWLKQDFDQEPGVEFGVTLGRLKRQLHNRRIGVLIDNLEPALDQQGGLIASHRNYVELLRILADARVQSVTLITSRDRLCEPGLNVNHYRLPGLDESAWQQFFSKRGLTINSSTLQIMHRTYCGNAKAMGILCGSIQEDFDGDMVLYWQENHADPLAATDLKNLAVSQINRLQALDPQAYRLLCRLGCYRYQDIPSISSQGLFCLLWDVPSDQHRQIIVSLRNRSLVECDKGEYWLHPVIRKEAIARLRPSDEWEIANHKAAEFWTTSIKQIETFKDALQALEAYYHYIEIQKFELAGKVILKSRNNQWQQFLPLGSTLYRMGLIQPILTAINQVVHNLENDQNLSELYNILGDLYWITGKISQAIACQEKTITLANQTLKLLVPQPENKHTVYYLRMLEVDSLLSIGLYKIDLWELEAAAKLFQQVIYLAQNTEHHRWAEKASVCLALVYSYLGLRDASSALANVAYQNITNEKLVEQTGRFVYFMQILGQTYVNLGEFSQANQIFQQALTFAEESHYMQVKAKTLNGLAEIHRQQTDFVLALANHAEAIELLDKIGAKCDLAEAYFQLGLTNQKMAKPDENQMNFNRAIQLFTEIKAPKQVEKICNLC; encoded by the coding sequence ATGGACGCTGAAGCAGCATTAGCATGGTTAGACGCCATAATTCCCCCGCAGACTGGGGAACGGTTGAGCGATTTGCAAAAAGTGATTCTTGTGCAAGTTTGGTTGGGTAGAAAATACTTGGATATCGCTCATTCTTACGGTTGTACGGAAGGACACGCCAAGGATGCTGGTTCTCAGTTATGGAAGCTGCTTTCTAAAGTATTGCGAGAAAAGATAACCAAAAGTAATTGTCGCGCTACTTTGGAACGGCTTCTGAGAAAAACTACTGCGATATCATCAAGTTTGATTGATTACTCGCGATCGCCTCACTCAACCCCAAAATTAGAGGATACCAATTTTATTGGACGAACAGCTGCGATCGCTCACCTAAATACTTTGGTAAATCAGGGATCAAAAGTGATTGTTATCCAAGGTGAGGGAGGCTTAGGCAAAACTACTTTAGCGCAGCAATATCTCCAAACTCAGGGGTTTGATTTGGTTTTGGAATTGTTGATGGCAAAGGAAACGCAGAATATCACCCCCGCCGAACGAGTAGTAGAGGAATGGCTCAAACAAGACTTTGATCAAGAACCTGGGGTAGAATTTGGCGTAACTTTGGGACGACTCAAGCGCCAACTCCACAATCGGCGGATTGGGGTGTTAATTGACAATCTCGAACCTGCATTAGATCAACAAGGTGGATTGATTGCTTCTCACCGCAACTATGTAGAACTATTGCGGATTTTGGCTGATGCTAGGGTGCAATCTGTTACCTTGATTACTAGTCGCGATCGCCTTTGTGAACCGGGGCTAAATGTGAATCACTATCGGCTTCCTGGTCTGGATGAAAGTGCATGGCAACAGTTTTTTAGCAAGCGGGGATTAACTATCAACTCGTCAACCTTGCAAATCATGCATCGCACATACTGCGGTAATGCTAAAGCAATGGGAATTCTCTGCGGTTCGATTCAAGAGGATTTTGACGGTGATATGGTTCTTTATTGGCAGGAAAATCATGCCGATCCGCTAGCAGCAACCGACTTAAAAAATTTAGCAGTTAGTCAAATCAATCGTTTACAAGCCCTCGATCCCCAAGCCTATCGCTTACTTTGCCGTTTGGGATGTTATCGCTACCAAGATATACCCAGCATCTCATCTCAAGGGTTGTTTTGTTTACTGTGGGATGTTCCATCCGATCAACATCGTCAAATCATTGTCTCGTTGAGAAATCGGTCTTTGGTGGAGTGTGATAAGGGTGAATATTGGTTGCATCCCGTGATTCGGAAAGAAGCGATCGCGCGTTTACGTCCCAGCGATGAATGGGAAATTGCCAACCACAAAGCCGCAGAATTTTGGACAACTAGTATTAAACAAATTGAAACTTTTAAAGATGCTTTGCAAGCTCTTGAGGCATATTATCACTACATAGAAATTCAAAAGTTTGAGTTAGCAGGTAAGGTAATTTTAAAAAGCCGAAATAATCAATGGCAGCAGTTTTTGCCTCTTGGTAGTACGTTGTATCGGATGGGGTTAATTCAACCCATACTTACGGCAATTAATCAAGTTGTTCACAATCTGGAAAATGACCAAAATCTCAGTGAACTTTACAATATATTAGGCGATCTATATTGGATAACAGGTAAAATTAGCCAAGCGATCGCCTGTCAAGAAAAGACTATTACTCTAGCAAACCAAACACTAAAATTACTTGTACCTCAGCCAGAAAATAAACATACAGTTTACTATTTGAGGATGCTAGAAGTAGATTCTTTATTAAGTATTGGTCTTTACAAAATAGATTTGTGGGAACTAGAGGCAGCTGCAAAGTTATTTCAGCAAGTAATTTATCTGGCTCAAAATACCGAGCATCATCGCTGGGCAGAGAAAGCCTCAGTCTGTTTAGCTTTGGTGTATTCTTATTTAGGTTTGCGTGATGCCTCATCTGCATTAGCAAATGTAGCTTATCAAAATATTACGAACGAAAAATTGGTAGAACAAACGGGAAGATTTGTCTATTTCATGCAAATTTTAGGTCAAACCTACGTCAATTTAGGCGAATTTTCCCAGGCAAATCAGATATTCCAGCAAGCTTTGACTTTTGCTGAAGAAAGTCACTATATGCAGGTAAAAGCAAAAACTCTCAATGGTTTAGCAGAAATCCATCGACAACAAACAGATTTTGTATTAGCTCTTGCCAATCATGCAGAAGCAATCGAACTTTTGGATAAAATAGGTGCAAAATGCGATCTAGCTGAAGCTTATTTTCAATTAGGTTTAACTAATCAAAAGATGGCAAAGCCCGATGAAAATCAAATGAATTTCAATCGGGCGATTCAGCTATTTACTGAAATTAAAGCACCGAAACAAGTTGAAAAAATCTGTAACCTGTGTTAA